In Symphalangus syndactylus isolate Jambi chromosome 6, NHGRI_mSymSyn1-v2.1_pri, whole genome shotgun sequence, a genomic segment contains:
- the LOC129485459 gene encoding uncharacterized protein encodes MLGALLVHPTGHAQQAGERLWDERMNSEMQCEASRYRQLRSTNQGSDVTVGTALWRQGRPSSPAPAHSDTDLVKPPSWPDPVMGTRLLCLVVLGFLGTDHTGAGVSQSPRYKVTKRGQDVALRCDPISGHATLYWYQQALGQGPEFLTYFNYEAQQDKSGLPNDRFSAKRPEGSVSTLRIQCTEQRDSAVYICASGLATAWHSRLLPVHKPHPSLSLQLPEILNRGLSLILTFHGKEVDLDKCRW; translated from the exons ATGTTAGGGGCGCTGTTGGTGCATCCTACAGGACATGCCCAGCAGGCAGGGGAGCGGCTGTGGGATGAGAGGATGAACTCAGAGATGCAGTGTGAGGCCTCCAGGTACAGACAGCTCCGGAGCACAAACCA AGGAAGTGATGTCACTGTGGGAACTGCCCTGTGGAGACAAGGACGTCCCTCATCCCCTGCTCCTGCTCACAGCGACACTGATCTGGTAAAACCCCCATCCTGGCCTGACCCTGTTATGGGCACCAGGCTCCTCTGCTTGGTGGTCCTGGGTTTCCTAGGGACAG ATCACACAGGTGCTGGAGTCTCCCAGTCCCCAAGGTACAAAGTCACAAAGAGGGGACAGGATGTAGCTCTCAGGTGTGATCCAATTTCAGGTCATGCAACCCTTTATTGGTATCAAcaggccctggggcagggccCAGAGTTTCTGACTTATTTCAATTATGAAGCTCAACAAGACAAATCAGGGCTGCCCAATGATCGGTTCTCTGCAAAGAGGCCTGAGGGATCCGTCTCCACTCTGAGGATCCAGTGCACAGAGCAGCGGGACTCGGCCGTGTATATCTGTGCCAGTGGCTTAGCCACAGCGTGGCACAGTCGCCTCCTTCCTGTTCACAAACCTCATCCTTCTCTCTCTTTGCAGCTCCCAGAGATCCTTAACAGAGGCCTCTCTTTGATCCTCACTTTTCATGGGAAAGAAGTAGATTTGGACAAATGTAGGTGGTGA